The Euwallacea similis isolate ESF13 chromosome 18, ESF131.1, whole genome shotgun sequence sequence CCATGAGCGCGGCTTCAGCATCAACTTCGATCGAATGAACTAATCCCCCAAGGTTCCATATAACTAAAGGAGAGTTTTTTGCCATTTAGGATAATCACGTGATTAATGTCGCTCCCGTTTACGGAatcgtttaattaaattaatccgGCCATAATGCCGATCATTAGACCCATTAGTTGCATCGTCGATGCCGCTTTTTCAGCTTAACCGAACTGACAGCATGGAAAACGATCCTTTCCGCTTTCGGGCCGAGAACAAGAAGGGCGATAATGGGTAAAGACACCCGATACGGATTTCTTCTTTCCAACACTCCCCAAGATATTTCTCTCTCTCCTTGCAGCATCCATGAATCGGATGACGTTCGCGAGAGCTTGAAGATATTTTCTGGTATTCGCCaggaatactttttttttatctatccGTATTCCTGGAGCCGTTGGATATGTGGAATCAGTTAAATCACGAAAAAGTTCGATATCCTCGCATCTAGACAGTAAGTAAAACCTGTAGATACTCGACAGAAATTGTAAGTCAAGTGCTGCCCATGGACACACTTGGGACTCACATACTTATCGAAGTCGCCCGGTAGCAACAATAGCAATGAATCCTATGATAACTGCTGTTATTCGTTTTAAACTGTGAGCGACAAGAACCAATTACCCATTATCAGTTATCAGCGAATCACGGAGTGGTGAACGTACAAACTGCTTCTAAATTATGTATCAGTTGACTTTGGTTTTATTGTGGTGTACAATCTTGGTGCACGGCAAATACCAGCCCAACTGGGACAGCCTGGATACCAGGCCGTTGCCCTCTTGGTTTGATGAAGCTAAAATAGGGATTTTTCTTCACTGGGGGGTGTTTTCGGTGCCAAGTCTCCAGTCCGAGTGGTTCTGGGCAGATTGGAACGGCAACAGTAAGTATCAGTTTGCATTTATTCTCTCTAAATTATCTTGTATCCTTGAGTAAAGTTACACACTAACAATATCTGACGTCAGTTCGAAGCACTTTAGTGGCGCCTTGGATCGTATGGATTTTGCCCATACTTTGGCACTAACCTGAACCCCGAACGGTGCAGACTTGAAACTGTCCAAAAAACCTTGACTCGTGCATTTGTCCACTAAAAATGTCCAATTATTCCACTTTTTTCGATAATATCGACGATATAGaggatttgaaatttttgatttccTGTCAAAATGGTGACCACTCACTAAAACCTTTGACAAAACTGGACATTTTGACTCTTTACATCCTATCTTTAGCCTCGCAACTAATCAACAAATACATGAAATCCAACTATCCTCCTGGTTTCACCTACCAAGAATTCGCCAAAGACTTCACTGCGGAATTCTTTAACGCTACCCAATGGGCAGAAATATTCGCCAAGGCTGGAGCAAGGTAAAAACCGCCCCCAAAATAAAACTCCTATAACGGATTTTACTCAACAGATACGTAGTCCTCACTAGCAAACACCATGAGGGCTTCACCATGTGGCCTTCTAGGTACTCTTTCAACTGGAATTCTAGGGATATTGGCCCTCACAGGGACGTTGTTGGTGAGTTCATGTTTCCCTCTAGATAAAAACTCAATTAGTGCTACTTTTTTAGAGGAGCTTGGGGTCGAAGTTAGGAAATCTGGATTAAAATTTGGTATCTACCACTCTCTCTTTGAGTGGTTTAATCCAGTGTATCTGGCAGataaaaccaataattttGCAACTCAGCATTTCGTCACAAACAAGATTATCCCGGAAATGAAAGAGCTGGTCTTCAATTACAAGCCTTCAGTAATCTGGTCTGATGGTGACTGGGAGGCCAATGACACCTACTGGAAATCCACTGAATTCCTGGCATGGTACGAAATTTTTCATCAGATACTTCAAAAGGCTATTTAACTGAATAAATTTAGGTTATACAATGAAAGTCCAGTGAAAGACGAAGTGGTGGTCAATGATAGATGGGGGATCGGTATTCCATGCCACCATGGAGATTTCTTCAATTGCCAGGACCGCTACAACCCTGGACAGCTCCAAAAGAAGAAATGGGAGAATGCCATGACTGTGGACAAACACTCGTGGGGTTTCAGGAGAAATGCCAGATTATCCGATTATCTGACCCCTCTGGAGCTACTAACAGTGTTGGCAAAAACCATCAGCTGTGGGGGAAATTTGCTCATCAACGTGGGGCCCTCGAAGGAGGGAACCATCAACCCCATTTTCGAAGAGCGATTGTTGCAGCTTGGAGATTGGCTCAGAATCAGTGGGGAGGGGATTTATGGCACTCATCCATGGACTGCCCAGAACGATTCTCTTAATTCCAATATTTGGTAGGTACGTAGATTAAAGGAATTTTGAGAGTCAGAGGATTTTTTAGGTATACTCAAAAAGAGAATTTTGTTTACGCAATATGCCTGGAGTGGCCCCAAGATGGAAGGATGGTCCTGGGGTCTGCTACCgccttatttaaaaactttgataCAGCCGTGAATTTATTGGGGAATTCAGGGAAGCTGAAGTGGATTTTGAGCTCTGATAAAGTGGAAATTGAGCTACCGGACAGGGTTACCGTGAAGAGCGAAATTGCCTGGGTTTTGAAGATCAAGGCTTGAATAAATTATCGAAGTTTTCTCTAGCTCTTAACACAATACGTAGTTTCATTTCGACTCCTCTGATTTGATTATCCTTCTTGCGTTCCTGACTCTAACTAAGCCGTGATGGgccttaattttatttctttgccATCGCCGATACACAGGAGCCAACAAATCCCTTTGTAATTTCCGTAATAGAATCGCccaagaaaatatatttcggCCAATAACGGACGACCCTAATGAGGTCGGAAGGGGTATTTCCCTTTCACTAATTAAATAAGGAAAGAATAGCGTCTCGAGGGAATTTGTTCGGGAGTAATTCCGGTCCTGCCTCGACGTCCCGGTCACGTTTGgctttaattttgctttgttGTAGAACTCGCAGAAAACTGTTTGCTACGTCTCGTGTGTTTCGTTAGCTGTGAGTGATGATGGGGAGATCTAAAAAGGGAATAAGCAATTTGATTGCTGGAGACCTCAAAAGTAATTCTCGCAGGAAATCATCGCCGAGAATTTCCATTTAGATTCGAAGTTGGAATTTATTCACGTGAATAAGGACGCTCATCGGGAACCCTATTCCATGCCTTCAAGCTCGCCAAGTCGTCCTGTGTTGTCCTCCAAGTCTCGGATTTCTCAAATTGACCGCTCTGTATATTTTCGGGTATTCACAAAGTGCATTTTGTATTTCACGTGTCTGTATACCCACCTCTAACCGCCTTCGAGATGCGCACGTTGAAATAAAGGATTTTTCAGATTGAACACCTTGTGTATTATTACACCCTTTTAGCCTGTGTTTCAGGGcgatgattttcaaaaatgcgccCCTACACAGGGTGAATCATGGGGCACTGTACATGCTTCTACTATGGAACAAGATCACTAAGGGGAATGTCGAACgggcattaaaaaattgctcgtattttttattgttgttatacagggagttttacacattttgtcgaaaaatggttttgaCTGTAACTGTAATGCCAGTGtgctttttttcattttctggtGATATATCCGAACATCCAAAACTgtagaaattttgtaaactgcGTTTTTTTACCAAGCAGTGAGGAGTGTGACACATTTGTTGACTGGGTATAAATAGTAGTTCATCTAAGTTTTAGCAAGCGTGCATAGtgctttttcgaaaattcataTACAGAGCTCAAATTTTTGTTGGAATCAAGAGACAGTGTTCCTTTTTCCAAAACAAAGAAAGGCTAAAAGCTCTGGCAAAGCAAATCACGATTTATCTGGGAGATCATCGCGAGGCTGGGTTTGAGTTAGTGCACAAAGACCACATAAACCATGACCGTTAAGTTAATTGATACATTACCATTAACCGGAGAGAAACCGGGTTTTTAGGGAAGAAGATACGATGCGACAATGGCTAATGCGGGGCCATAAACCGGGAATTTAAGATTATTAATAGAGCTCGTATTTCTTGCCACCGATCAGATATTACGACCTCGCAAATGTCTAAATATGTCTGTTTTAAATGATTATAAAGTGCGGCTCATATACAGGTGAGTTATGAGCACGGATCTGAAAGTTGGTATCAACAGCAACGACAAGTGatgcaataaataatacacTCGCGTATAAAGCAACTTTATATCCGGCTAATACCAGGGCGAGGCGAATAAAGAGTAAAAGCAACAGCGAACGAAACTATTAAGCTCGGCTCGGAGTTTATTATCCAAGATTCCACGTGCGAGTCCCGGTGAAGAAAGTTTCAATCGAGTTGAAagttgaaatattcattttgaaGTTGACGACTCCGAGAGAAAGACGAGATAAGAAAGCTAATATCTCCGCCAGGTGGTTTAGTAAATTAACTAAGTTGGTTAAAACGGGTGCCTTCATCAACTTTCTCGTACTCACCTCCAACAAAAGCACTTCAGATAGCAGACTCACCTTCTTGAGATCCTTGTTCGGCTCCCCATCGTCAGCTTTCCGCTTTTCGGTGCCGATGAGCTTGCTCTTGTCCTTCTCACTCACGCATACCTGTAACAGTCAGGAAAAAATGGCTTAACATCCTCGCTAATAAAACTTCAGCGATAGCAGGAAACTTTTCCAATATGTATTTAAACCGAAGAGGGTCATAAAATAGTCAATAAGCTCTAGGCTTTCGGAAACTCATTCCAACTTCTATTTGTATATACGTTATGTAAGAGCAGCTCGGATTACCATCGTGTCCTACTGGAGAATAAGTTTCCTCGCTGGTGTCACAATGAATAGCGGCCCTTAAAGTTTAAAGGGTTTGGAGCCGGTTTTAACGTTTCAGTTCTATTAATAATTCCCCGTTAATTATTGCAGCTTAACGTCAACGAGCGACGATTAGAACTGAAACTGGAAACTTCCCCAACAATTTTCGAAGAAGCTGTAGCAAACCTGAGGCAGTATGGGGGCAAAAATATCCGTTTAATAGTTCCCGAGAGAGCGGGTGCAGTCGCTTCCATACGAAAATCATTACCCGGAGAGTGAACGCGACTTTCCTGAACTTGGCATTCGATTTGCTATCTATGTCGGGAGAAGACCGCTGTTTAGGGATGCTATTTCTGCCTCCAAATGAGACCACGTGATTCCCCATTTTTACTGCTTAATCctcatttcttttaaatcagtGCTCTATACGCAGAATTAGCTGCAGGGGGAACTGGCAACAACCAACAGTTCGGGtcagcataaaaaaattgacttaaaaTCCGGGAATTTTGAGACTAAAAATGAACAGTGGCAACGGCGCTTCCTTAGCTCCCCAGCAGCTTTGCAGTAAAAGGTAGACAACCCGCCGTGCATCACGGTACGTTGCTGTACGCACTGTTATCAACTCTCCCGCTGCttatttcctaatttaaaCCCTGGGcgtattcattaaaattagttaaagTCTATATAATAATAGGTTTTTGTTTCGTTGTGAATAATGGGGATATTCTCAGATAAGTGTAAGTAATTCTGGAATTTTTGCTACGGGAAAACCCTCACCAAGTTTGCTTAATGGACTATGCCCAAACCCCAGTTTGTGACCTCTCGTTTCAAACCAAATTTCACCCTTGATGGCAACACTCCACCAGTGCTACTTTTCCCTTTCGCTTGAACAGAATCTTCACTTAATTTCCCCAAAATTTCTCCGgcacaaaaataattgatacCTTGAAAGGGCCACGGGGAAAATATCTGCTCCTATGTAATGTAAAGgcaatatattaataataaaactcagGGGACCTGTATAAGTTGAGAAGAAACGTCGATAATATGTTGTTGATGCCGACATGGAAAAGTTAAACCTCACTTTGCTGCTCTCGCTTGCACTCCCACACTGGATTCTCTTGAAAGTTATATGAGTTTTGTTTTTGAGTATATCGAGCCGAACACCCCAGGGAATCTTTAGTTGTCTCTCTGTTGTTGAATCGAGACAATTATTGTCGGTTTAAgggagttttttttgtttcccgAAGAGATGTTTTGGCTGCCATTCACATGTCGAGATGCACTTGTGTCTGCAGGCGCAAATGCACATCAGATTCCCGCATGTAGTATATTTCGACGAGAAGTTTACGAACTTTTGCGTCGGTTAACAAACCCATTGTCTCCGGAAAAGCGACGTCTCCCTGCACCATAAATAAATCCGACTTTATCCGTCTTCAACCCAGCTTCTTTCCCTCATTGTTGTAACGTTGTTTGCTTTTATTTCACTTCTTGTGATCGAGGTTCTTTCGACATTATCTTTCATTGTTAGACCCCACTCGGCGCTGTTGTCCTTTCCGGCAGCTTAATAGCTTTTTCGTTTGATAAACAACTGCACGTCATGTGCACATAAGTTGTGTGTTGTAGAGAAcatcattaaatatttgcc is a genomic window containing:
- the Fuca gene encoding alpha-L-fucosidase encodes the protein MYQLTLVLLWCTILVHGKYQPNWDSLDTRPLPSWFDEAKIGIFLHWGVFSVPSLQSEWFWADWNGNTSQLINKYMKSNYPPGFTYQEFAKDFTAEFFNATQWAEIFAKAGARYVVLTSKHHEGFTMWPSRYSFNWNSRDIGPHRDVVEELGVEVRKSGLKFGIYHSLFEWFNPVYLADKTNNFATQHFVTNKIIPEMKELVFNYKPSVIWSDGDWEANDTYWKSTEFLAWLYNESPVKDEVVVNDRWGIGIPCHHGDFFNCQDRYNPGQLQKKKWENAMTVDKHSWGFRRNARLSDYLTPLELLTVLAKTISCGGNLLINVGPSKEGTINPIFEERLLQLGDWLRISGEGIYGTHPWTAQNDSLNSNIWYTQKENFVYAICLEWPQDGRMVLGSATALFKNFDTAVNLLGNSGKLKWILSSDKVEIELPDRVTVKSEIAWVLKIKA